A portion of the Candidatus Uhrbacteria bacterium genome contains these proteins:
- a CDS encoding threonylcarbamoyl-AMP synthase encodes MSPTARTLREALRVLRAGGVALIPTETSYALAVDATNAAAVRRVFHLKGRAEQKTLPLIASSRVMAERYAVLGSMESALAKKYWPGPLTLVVPAKKNVGLAKGVVAKDGTIAIRVSRHAVARALSRRLKVPIVSTSANRAGEPPVFSPHDLSFSLDAVVDAGKLRQRKPSTIVRIVEGKIVILRQGKLGAKLLTGQELSSSFL; translated from the coding sequence ATGAGCCCGACCGCGCGCACACTCCGTGAAGCGCTTCGTGTTCTCCGTGCTGGAGGAGTCGCCTTGATTCCCACCGAAACGTCCTATGCGCTCGCCGTCGATGCAACGAACGCTGCAGCGGTCCGCCGCGTGTTTCACCTGAAGGGCCGTGCGGAACAAAAAACGCTGCCGCTTATTGCGAGTTCGCGTGTGATGGCAGAGAGGTATGCCGTGTTGGGATCAATGGAGAGTGCACTCGCAAAAAAGTATTGGCCAGGGCCACTCACGCTTGTCGTACCGGCAAAGAAGAATGTGGGGCTGGCAAAGGGCGTGGTGGCGAAGGACGGAACCATTGCTATCCGGGTAAGCAGGCACGCGGTTGCCCGCGCCCTTTCGCGCCGTTTAAAAGTTCCCATCGTCTCGACCTCAGCCAATCGTGCGGGCGAGCCGCCGGTATTTTCTCCGCACGACCTTTCTTTCTCTTTGGATGCTGTTGTAGACGCGGGAAAGCTTCGCCAGCGCAAACCCTCGACGATTGTGCGTATTGTGGAGGGGAAAATTGTCATCCTGCGTCAAGGTAAGTTAGGAGCTAAGCTCCTGACTGGTCAGGAGCTTAGCTCCTCATTCTTATGA
- the rsmA gene encoding ribosomal RNA small subunit methyltransferase A, which translates to MRAKKQFGQHFLRDQSVIKKIISSAEITPGEEVLEIGPGEGVLTQALLSAGARVTAVEIDRDLIDALRERFGKSLNLIEGDILSVPLCKLPATSYKLVANLPYNIASAVLEKFFTLPEPPTRFVVMVQREVGERILAQPPHMSLLSVACQMYADARRVTRVPPGAFSPPPKVDSLVVRMDWHPRVVDPESVIALAKKGFVHPRKQLHRNMEPLFAREKTKKFLASRSLPETARAQELSVDDWIAIRAHNML; encoded by the coding sequence ATGAGAGCGAAGAAACAATTTGGCCAGCATTTTTTACGTGATCAGTCCGTGATCAAAAAAATCATCTCATCTGCCGAAATTACTCCGGGCGAAGAGGTGCTGGAAATCGGCCCCGGCGAGGGGGTTTTGACGCAAGCACTTCTCTCCGCCGGGGCTCGCGTCACGGCAGTGGAAATTGACCGCGATCTCATTGATGCTCTCCGGGAGCGTTTTGGCAAAAGTCTTAATCTTATCGAGGGCGATATTCTCTCCGTTCCTCTCTGCAAGCTTCCGGCGACAAGCTATAAGCTCGTTGCTAATCTTCCCTACAATATCGCTTCCGCGGTGCTGGAAAAGTTCTTCACTCTTCCTGAGCCGCCCACGCGCTTTGTGGTGATGGTCCAACGCGAGGTGGGGGAGCGCATTCTGGCACAGCCTCCACACATGAGTCTTCTCTCGGTTGCCTGCCAGATGTATGCCGATGCGCGTCGGGTGACACGCGTGCCGCCCGGCGCGTTTTCCCCGCCGCCAAAAGTGGACTCGCTTGTCGTGCGTATGGACTGGCACCCGCGTGTTGTCGATCCGGAATCGGTCATCGCACTGGCAAAAAAGGGTTTTGTCCATCCCAGAAAACAGCTTCATCGTAATATGGAGCCCTTGTTTGCTCGTGAAAAAACAAAGAAATTTCTCGCCTCCCGCAGTTTGCCAGAGACAGCCCGCGCGCAGGAACTTTCTGTGGACGATTGGATCGCTATTCGGGCACACAACATGCTA